One window of Halopseudomonas maritima genomic DNA carries:
- a CDS encoding VOC family protein: MSKLSYVNVFARDIEALSGFYQRVFDFPEVKSIRSPIFVGLDAGTCCIGFNAPDAYELLHLAEHSDTAGCKFLLNIDVDSPAEVDRMVPIAVEAGATLIKPPYTTYYNWYQAVLMDPEGNVFRINHMM, translated from the coding sequence ATGAGCAAGCTCTCCTACGTCAACGTTTTCGCCCGCGATATCGAGGCGCTCAGCGGCTTCTACCAGCGGGTGTTCGATTTCCCGGAAGTGAAGTCGATTCGCTCGCCAATTTTCGTCGGCCTGGATGCCGGCACCTGCTGCATCGGTTTCAACGCGCCGGATGCCTACGAGCTGTTGCATCTGGCCGAGCACTCCGACACGGCTGGCTGCAAGTTTCTGCTCAACATCGACGTCGACAGCCCAGCGGAGGTCGACCGGATGGTGCCGATCGCCGTCGAGGCGGGCGCCACCCTGATCAAGCCGCCGTATACCACCTATTACAACTGGTATCAGGCGGTGCTGATGGACCCGGAAGGCAACGTGTTCCGTATCAACCACATGATGTAG
- a CDS encoding BMP family ABC transporter substrate-binding protein, whose protein sequence is MKKLIAGAVCALAACGLPTLAAAEEGGFTLTGPAKIAMLYISPRNDGGWTQAFDEARQRLEGDIGQKIQYVESVPETASAIKPTVERLIQRGANIIIGTAFGYSDTFKELADKYPEVAFLNGSGTTYSHNLESFYGRTYESQYLCGMAAGAASETGKLGFVAANPFGQVNWTVNAFAMGAQQMNPDATVTVIYTGAWNDPVKERAAATALIDQGADVIGQHVDSPTPQIVAQERGVYGTGHHRDMSEFAPEATVCSSVWVWDRFLAPELKKIMAGNWVPAENGALLSMEQGGTDVSCCGKGIDEEEKAKIMAAREELLNGEKLIYAGPIADRDGNVKAAEGEALSDGELWSMDWFVKGVITQQ, encoded by the coding sequence ATGAAAAAACTGATTGCGGGCGCGGTATGCGCCCTGGCCGCCTGCGGCCTGCCGACCCTGGCTGCTGCCGAGGAAGGCGGATTTACCCTGACCGGCCCGGCGAAGATCGCCATGCTCTACATCAGCCCGCGCAACGACGGCGGCTGGACTCAGGCTTTCGATGAGGCGCGTCAGCGTCTGGAAGGCGACATCGGCCAGAAGATTCAGTACGTGGAAAGCGTGCCGGAGACCGCCTCGGCGATCAAACCGACCGTTGAGCGGCTGATTCAGCGTGGTGCCAACATCATCATCGGCACCGCCTTCGGTTACTCCGACACCTTCAAGGAACTGGCCGACAAGTACCCGGAAGTGGCCTTCCTGAACGGCTCCGGCACCACTTACTCGCACAACCTGGAATCCTTCTACGGTCGTACCTACGAGAGCCAGTACCTGTGCGGCATGGCTGCCGGCGCTGCGTCTGAAACCGGCAAGCTGGGCTTCGTTGCCGCCAACCCCTTCGGCCAGGTGAACTGGACCGTCAACGCCTTCGCCATGGGCGCGCAGCAGATGAATCCGGACGCGACCGTCACCGTGATTTACACCGGCGCCTGGAACGACCCGGTTAAGGAGCGCGCGGCAGCAACCGCACTGATCGACCAGGGCGCTGACGTCATCGGCCAGCACGTGGATAGCCCGACCCCGCAGATCGTTGCCCAGGAGCGCGGCGTCTATGGCACCGGTCACCACCGTGACATGAGCGAGTTCGCCCCTGAGGCCACTGTATGTTCCTCGGTCTGGGTCTGGGATCGCTTCCTGGCGCCTGAGCTGAAGAAAATCATGGCCGGCAACTGGGTCCCGGCGGAGAACGGTGCGCTGCTGTCGATGGAGCAGGGCGGTACCGACGTATCCTGCTGCGGCAAGGGTATCGATGAAGAAGAGAAAGCCAAGATCATGGCCGCCCGTGAGGAGCTGCTGAACGGCGAGAAGCTGATCTACGCCGGCCCGATTGCTGACCGTGACGGCAACGTCAAGGCGGCGGAAGGTGAAGCACTGTCCGACGGTGAACTGTGGTCCATGGACTGGTTCGTCAAGGGAGTGATTACCCAGCAATGA
- a CDS encoding ABC transporter ATP-binding protein: MSNQNAIRLDSVSKSFDGFKALSEASFTARWGEVHALLGENGAGKSSLMNIAAGLYAPETGSLFIDDNAVRLNGPLDAAAQGIGMVHQHFKLVKPFTVAENILLGLRNLQTGTYRQRLAQVAEQITAMAASLGFSIEPHARVDQLSVAEQQRVEILKVLLAGARILILDEPTAVLTDAEAENLLTTVQNFAHQEGAAVILVTHKMNDVMRYADQVTVMRTGSTVASLKPQTVSVGELVKLTVGDAPTPPQIPASREAGEVRLAVTELRSSGDAPVLRGVNLTLRAGEIYGIAGVGGNGQSELAGALMGLPEPVTGEMELSGEGDLRSLSAARRRELGIACIPADRYSSALAAPLSISDNFAMGDVHSGRYGPFWFLRRKRIEADTAAAVAEFDVQGVRSLQQKAALLSGGNAQKLVIAREFARPPQLVIVHSPSRGLDVRATLAVHERLRSARDAGAAVLLISEDLDEVMALADRIGVMSAGRIIGEFAQPADRQAIGQAMVNHV, from the coding sequence ATGAGTAACCAGAACGCGATCCGGCTGGACAGCGTCAGCAAGTCCTTTGATGGCTTCAAGGCACTGTCCGAGGCGTCCTTTACCGCTCGGTGGGGCGAAGTGCATGCCCTGCTGGGCGAGAACGGCGCAGGCAAGTCGTCGCTGATGAACATTGCCGCCGGGCTGTATGCGCCGGAAACCGGGTCGCTGTTCATTGACGATAATGCCGTGCGGCTGAATGGGCCGCTGGATGCCGCAGCCCAGGGCATCGGCATGGTGCACCAGCACTTCAAACTGGTGAAACCCTTCACCGTGGCAGAGAACATTCTGCTCGGCCTGCGTAACCTGCAAACCGGTACTTACCGGCAGCGGCTGGCGCAGGTTGCCGAGCAGATCACGGCCATGGCCGCCAGCCTGGGGTTCAGCATTGAGCCCCATGCACGGGTGGATCAACTGTCGGTGGCCGAGCAGCAACGGGTCGAGATTCTCAAGGTATTGCTGGCGGGCGCCCGCATCCTGATTCTCGATGAACCCACCGCGGTGTTGACCGATGCGGAGGCAGAGAACCTGCTGACCACGGTCCAGAATTTCGCGCATCAGGAAGGCGCTGCCGTGATCCTGGTGACGCACAAGATGAATGACGTGATGCGCTACGCCGATCAGGTGACGGTGATGCGCACAGGCTCGACGGTCGCCAGTCTCAAGCCGCAGACCGTGTCGGTCGGTGAGCTGGTCAAACTGACCGTGGGTGACGCACCGACACCGCCGCAAATTCCGGCTAGCCGAGAGGCGGGCGAGGTACGGCTAGCGGTTACCGAACTGCGCTCCAGTGGTGATGCGCCGGTGCTGCGGGGTGTGAACCTGACCCTGCGAGCTGGCGAGATTTACGGTATCGCCGGTGTGGGCGGCAACGGTCAGAGTGAGCTGGCCGGCGCCTTGATGGGCCTGCCGGAACCGGTAACTGGCGAGATGGAGCTGAGTGGCGAGGGCGATTTGCGCAGTCTCAGCGCGGCCCGTCGCCGTGAACTGGGCATCGCCTGTATTCCCGCCGACCGCTACAGCTCGGCGCTCGCCGCGCCGTTGTCGATCAGCGACAACTTTGCCATGGGCGATGTGCATAGCGGGCGCTACGGGCCGTTCTGGTTCCTGCGCCGCAAGCGAATTGAAGCCGACACTGCCGCCGCAGTCGCCGAGTTCGATGTGCAGGGCGTGCGCTCGCTGCAACAGAAAGCGGCGCTGCTGTCGGGCGGCAACGCGCAGAAGCTGGTGATTGCCCGCGAGTTTGCCCGCCCCCCGCAACTGGTCATCGTGCATAGCCCCAGCCGCGGGCTGGATGTGCGCGCCACCCTGGCGGTGCACGAACGGCTGCGCAGCGCGCGTGATGCCGGCGCTGCGGTGTTGCTGATCAGTGAAGACCTGGACGAAGTGATGGCGCTGGCAGACCGCATTGGCGTGATGTCGGCAGGACGTATCATCGGCGAGTTTGCCCAACCGGCAGACCGCCAGGCAATCGGGCAGGCCATGGTGAATCATGTTTGA
- a CDS encoding ABC transporter permease encodes MFDTTNFQPLLARRYTLEVRQQMAWYWQALVIALALVVGMLISAAILVSAGVPAGELLNEFVILTLFDSQSLRAVLFQAAPLIMVGLAGCLAFRARFWNLGLEGQMIWGAIGATAVSLFEIGPPSLRLPLMMVCAMACGLLWALAPVLLKLHLKVNEIISTLMLNYIAINFLLHLVYGSWKDPRDSFPYSPQYKVFERLPELFDGVSLAVVLALVVALFVLWFTGISRAGLYLRFVDSSPGVARAVGVPVKRVILGTVLLSGALAGLAGLMITAGQEGRLTHSFYAGYGFSGILIAFLARNQPIAATVVAVLVATLFVAGRSLQVFYQIPFSMVQLIQAILVICVASSEFFIRHRIRRIQGGQV; translated from the coding sequence ATGTTTGATACAACGAATTTTCAACCGCTGCTGGCGCGCCGGTACACCCTTGAAGTACGCCAGCAGATGGCCTGGTACTGGCAGGCGCTGGTCATCGCGCTGGCATTGGTAGTCGGCATGCTGATCTCGGCGGCGATTCTGGTCAGCGCCGGGGTGCCGGCCGGTGAGCTGCTTAATGAGTTTGTCATCCTTACCCTGTTCGACAGCCAGAGTCTGCGTGCGGTGCTGTTTCAGGCTGCGCCGCTGATCATGGTTGGTCTGGCGGGCTGTCTGGCGTTTCGTGCGCGGTTCTGGAACCTCGGGCTGGAAGGCCAGATGATCTGGGGCGCGATTGGCGCGACCGCCGTTTCACTGTTCGAGATCGGGCCGCCGTCACTGCGTCTGCCGCTGATGATGGTGTGCGCCATGGCCTGCGGCCTGCTCTGGGCGCTGGCGCCGGTACTGCTCAAGCTGCACCTGAAGGTCAACGAGATCATCTCCACGCTGATGCTCAACTACATTGCGATCAACTTCCTGCTGCATCTGGTTTACGGCAGCTGGAAAGACCCGCGCGATTCCTTCCCGTATTCGCCGCAGTACAAGGTGTTCGAGCGCCTGCCTGAGCTGTTCGATGGCGTCAGTCTGGCGGTGGTGCTGGCCCTAGTGGTCGCGCTGTTTGTGCTGTGGTTTACCGGCATCTCGCGCGCTGGCCTGTACCTGCGCTTTGTCGACAGCAGCCCGGGTGTGGCGCGTGCGGTCGGCGTGCCGGTCAAGCGGGTGATCCTCGGCACGGTGCTGCTGTCCGGGGCGCTGGCGGGCCTTGCCGGGCTGATGATTACCGCCGGGCAGGAAGGGCGACTGACCCATTCCTTCTACGCCGGTTATGGCTTTTCCGGGATTCTGATCGCCTTTCTGGCGCGCAATCAGCCAATCGCCGCGACCGTGGTGGCGGTGCTGGTGGCCACGCTGTTTGTCGCCGGGCGCAGTCTGCAGGTGTTCTATCAGATTCCGTTCTCGATGGTGCAGTTGATTCAGGCGATTCTGGTGATCTGCGTGGCGTCGTCGGAGTTCTTTATCCGTCACCGGATTCGCCGCATTCAGGGAGGGCAGGTCTGA
- a CDS encoding ABC transporter permease, with protein sequence MDMIASWIGNIPDFAVPFALAALGLIVIERTGVLALGAEGLMLVGALAGIGASLMTGGATVWALILAMCAAGFVSLLFALMVLVMRINQVIAGLALVFFCQGLTGLLGTLLDWTNKPVAGLKAVSLWPFSELPVVGKLFVQNPLVFITPLIFLAVVLVLNRSVLGLRLRAVGENPQAADAAGIPVLGYRCAAIVAGSMLIGLAGAYISVLSTKMWIADMVGGRGWIAVALVIFARWAPWKALAGAVLFGCIEALIPQMAASGIRLPQYFVFMTPYAVTLGVMIWVALASRDSSSQPGALGEPFIREERR encoded by the coding sequence ATGGACATGATTGCAAGCTGGATTGGCAACATTCCCGACTTCGCCGTGCCCTTCGCGCTGGCGGCCCTGGGGCTGATCGTGATCGAGCGCACCGGAGTGCTGGCGCTGGGGGCTGAAGGTTTGATGCTGGTGGGCGCGCTGGCGGGCATCGGCGCCTCGCTGATGACCGGCGGCGCGACGGTATGGGCATTGATTCTGGCGATGTGCGCAGCCGGTTTTGTCTCGCTGCTGTTTGCTCTGATGGTGCTGGTGATGCGCATCAATCAGGTGATCGCCGGGCTGGCGCTGGTGTTTTTCTGCCAAGGCTTGACCGGGTTGCTCGGCACCCTGCTGGATTGGACCAACAAGCCGGTTGCCGGGTTGAAGGCGGTGTCGCTATGGCCATTCTCCGAGTTGCCGGTGGTGGGCAAGCTGTTTGTGCAGAACCCGCTGGTATTCATCACGCCGCTGATCTTCCTTGCGGTGGTGCTGGTGCTCAATCGCAGTGTGCTGGGCCTGCGACTGCGCGCGGTCGGCGAGAACCCGCAGGCAGCGGATGCCGCCGGTATTCCGGTGCTGGGTTATCGCTGCGCCGCCATCGTCGCCGGCTCCATGCTGATCGGTCTGGCCGGTGCATACATCTCGGTGCTGAGCACCAAGATGTGGATCGCCGATATGGTTGGTGGTCGCGGCTGGATTGCCGTGGCGCTGGTGATTTTTGCTCGCTGGGCGCCGTGGAAGGCGCTGGCCGGTGCCGTGCTGTTTGGCTGTATCGAGGCGCTGATTCCGCAGATGGCCGCCTCCGGTATTCGCCTGCCGCAGTACTTCGTATTTATGACCCCCTACGCCGTCACCCTCGGGGTGATGATCTGGGTAGCGCTGGCCAGCCGCGACAGCAGCAGCCAGCCCGGGGCGTTGGGGGAACCCTTTATTCGTGAGGAGAGGCGCTAG
- a CDS encoding SDR family NAD(P)-dependent oxidoreductase encodes MQGAVLITGATSGFGAASARCLARQGWPLILCGRRLERLQALADELSELTSVLPLQLDVRDAIAVQRAIDELPEPFSGIQVLVNNAGLALAPGPAQAVELSDLHTMIDTNITGLVNVTHAVLPKLIAWGSGATIINIGSTAAGNPYPGSHVYGASKAFVQQFSYNLRCDLQGTGVRVTDLAPGIAETEFSLVRNAGDAGAADKVYQGTVPLSADDIADQVGYIAALPAHMNINRLEVVPVRQAWGPYAIHRDQLTESA; translated from the coding sequence ATGCAAGGTGCAGTATTGATTACCGGCGCGACCTCCGGGTTTGGCGCCGCCAGCGCGCGCTGTCTGGCGCGACAGGGCTGGCCGCTGATTCTCTGTGGTCGCCGATTGGAGCGGCTGCAGGCGTTGGCTGATGAACTCAGTGAGCTGACCAGCGTGTTGCCGCTGCAGCTGGACGTACGCGATGCCATCGCCGTGCAGCGCGCTATCGATGAACTGCCGGAGCCGTTTTCCGGCATTCAGGTGCTGGTCAACAACGCCGGGCTGGCGCTGGCGCCGGGCCCGGCGCAGGCGGTTGAGCTGAGCGATTTGCACACCATGATCGACACCAACATCACCGGGCTGGTCAACGTCACCCACGCGGTGCTGCCCAAGCTGATCGCCTGGGGCAGCGGTGCAACCATCATCAACATCGGCTCCACCGCCGCCGGCAACCCGTATCCGGGCAGCCACGTCTACGGTGCCAGCAAGGCCTTTGTGCAGCAGTTTTCTTACAACCTGCGTTGCGACCTGCAGGGCACCGGTGTGCGGGTCACCGACCTGGCACCCGGCATCGCCGAGACCGAGTTCAGCCTGGTGCGCAACGCCGGTGACGCCGGCGCTGCCGACAAGGTCTATCAGGGCACGGTGCCATTGAGCGCAGACGATATTGCCGACCAGGTCGGCTACATCGCCGCGCTGCCTGCGCATATGAACATCAACCGGCTGGAAGTGGTGCCGGTACGTCAGGCCTGGGGGCCTTACGCCATTCACCGGGATCAGCTTACCGAGTCGGCCTGA
- a CDS encoding alpha/beta hydrolase has protein sequence MSRYVDELYQSPGQPGLRAALRGMLKLLFRGLIRPPVPFAVQAWVLRLLTLGMPLANGVTRSAEQIAGRPCMWHRPAGGGNGRVLLYLHGGAFVIGSPQTHRGICSALASRGQFDVCALDYRLAPAYPAPAACDDAVIAYQALLQRGYTAEQITLIGDSAGGNLVLVTVQKLAALKLPLPASLVCFSPVTDMTAEQLHTPAAGDPLLHPSWLDSARDAYCPAGLSRANPLVSPLFGQLKGLPPLLLQVGEDEVLLNDSLRLADTARAAGMEVRLERYAELWHVFQAHAGLLHAADAALQRVVDFVNSAQADSVS, from the coding sequence ATGTCCAGGTACGTTGATGAGCTGTACCAAAGCCCCGGCCAACCCGGCCTGCGCGCCGCACTGCGTGGCATGCTGAAGCTGCTGTTTCGCGGCCTGATACGCCCGCCCGTGCCCTTTGCCGTGCAGGCGTGGGTACTGCGCCTGCTGACCCTCGGCATGCCGCTGGCCAACGGCGTGACCCGCAGCGCAGAGCAGATCGCCGGACGGCCCTGCATGTGGCACCGCCCGGCTGGCGGCGGCAACGGCCGGGTGCTGCTGTATCTGCATGGCGGTGCCTTCGTCATCGGCTCACCGCAAACCCATCGTGGCATCTGCTCGGCACTGGCCAGCCGCGGCCAATTCGATGTCTGCGCGCTGGACTACCGCTTGGCTCCGGCCTACCCGGCACCCGCCGCCTGCGATGACGCGGTTATCGCCTATCAGGCGCTGCTGCAGCGGGGTTACACAGCCGAGCAGATCACCCTGATCGGCGATTCTGCCGGCGGCAACCTGGTGCTGGTCACCGTGCAGAAGCTGGCTGCACTCAAACTACCGCTGCCCGCCTCGCTGGTGTGCTTCTCGCCGGTCACCGACATGACCGCTGAGCAGTTGCACACGCCTGCAGCGGGCGATCCGCTGCTCCATCCCTCCTGGCTCGACAGCGCCCGCGACGCCTACTGCCCGGCCGGGCTGAGCCGCGCCAATCCGCTGGTGTCGCCGCTGTTCGGTCAGCTCAAGGGCTTGCCGCCATTGCTGCTGCAGGTCGGTGAAGATGAGGTACTGCTGAACGACAGCCTGCGGCTGGCTGACACCGCACGCGCCGCTGGCATGGAGGTGCGGCTGGAGCGCTATGCAGAACTCTGGCACGTCTTTCAGGCGCACGCAGGGCTGCTGCATGCCGCCGATGCGGCGCTGCAGCGGGTGGTGGACTTTGTGAACAGCGCTCAGGCCGACTCGGTAAGCTGA